The Epinephelus lanceolatus isolate andai-2023 chromosome 14, ASM4190304v1, whole genome shotgun sequence genome has a window encoding:
- the pou3f3a gene encoding POU domain, class 3, transcription factor 3-A produces MLVGMATATSSPYLASSRILSGPVLHSDRRVGGMQPGSTAVTTVSSGYRGDPSVKMVQSDFMQGAMVASNGGHMLSHAHQWVTSLPHAAAAAAAAAVAAAEAGSPWSPSSQPQDVKRGRESLHTGTALHHRSPHLEPHQTHPGSWGGTSAAHISITEGQQQQQQQQSLIYSQPGGFTVNGMLSSHAGQSLMHQGLVRGESPELDHGNHHHHHHHHNHHAHHHQHHGVNHEPHSDEDTPTSDDLEHFAKQFKQRRIKLGFTQADVGLALGTLYGNVFSQTTICRFEALQLSFKNMCKLKPLLNKWLEEADSTTGSPTSIDKIATQGRKRKKRTSIEVSVKGALESHFLKCPKPSAQEINSLADTLQLEKEVVRVWFCNRRQKEKRMTPPGLPRTPEDAYSQVGSMGPDTPSPSIDCKRMYSDT; encoded by the coding sequence ATGCTTGTGGGGATGGCAACAGCCACCTCCAGTCCATACTTAGCCAGCAGCAGGATTTTATCCGGCCCGGTGCTTCACTCTGATCGGAGGGTTGGTGGCATGCAGCCGGGCAGCACCGCTGTGACCACAGTGTCTAGTGGATACAGAGGGGACCCTTCAGTAAAGATGGTGCAGAGTGATTTCATGCAGGGAGCCATGGTGGCGAGCAACGGGGGGCACATGCTAAGCCATGCccaccagtgggtgacatcgcTGCCTCAcgcagcagccgcagcagccGCAGCCGCGGTGGCAGCAGCCGAGGCCGGCTCTCCGTGGTCCCCCAGCTCCCAGCCGCAGGACGTGAAGAGAGGCAGGGAAAGCCTGCACACGGGCACCGCTCTGCACCACAGGTCCCCGCATCTGGAACCTCACCAGACGCACCCGGGGAGCTGGGGAGGCACCTCCGCGGCGCACATCAGCATCACAGaggggcagcagcagcaacagcagcaacagtcgCTTATTTACTCTCAGCCCGGCGGGTTTACAGTCAACGGGATGCTCAGCTCGCACGCGGGGCAGAGCCTCATGCACCAGGGGCTGGTGCGCGGGGAGTCCCCGGAGCTGGACCACGgaaaccatcatcatcaccatcaccatcataaTCACCACGCACACCATCACCAGCATCACGGCGTGAACCACGAGCCGCACTCAGACGAGGACACCCCGACGTCTGACGACTTGGAGCATTTCGCCAAACAGTTCAAGCAGCGGCGGATCAAGCTGGGCTTCACCCAGGCTGACGTGGGCTTAGCTCTGGGCACCCTGTACGGCAACGTCTTCTCACAGACCACCATCTGCAGGTTCGAGGCGCTTCAGCTGAGCTTTAAGAACATGTGCAAGCTGAAGCCTCTGCTGAACAAATGGCTGGAGGAGGCCGACTCCACCACCGGGAGCCCCACCAGCATCGATAAGATCGCCACCCAGGGCAGGAAGAGGAAAAAGCGCACGTCCATCGAGGTGAGCGTAAAAGGCGCGTTGGAAAGCCACTTCCTCAAGTGTCCCAAACCATCCGCGCAGGAGATCAACTCTCTGGCGGACACTCTGCAGCTGGAGAAGGAGGTGGTCAGGGTCTGGTTCTGCAACCGCAGGCAGAAAGAGAAGCGCATGACGCCGCCCGGACTGCCGCGCACCCCGGAGGACGCGTACTCACAGGTGGGCAGCATGGGTCCTGACACACCGTCACCCTCCATAGACTGCAAGAGGATGTACAGCGACACGTGA